Genomic window (Pseudomonas hydrolytica):
TTCATCGGGGTCGGCGTGCTGCTGCTGGTGGTGGGTTACTTCGCCCCCTTGCCGCCACGCAAGACCGAACCTTCAACCAGCAACGAGCAGGAGCCTGCCGCGTGAATATCCTTCGTCTTGGCCTGCTGCTGTCCCTGTCGCTGAGCGCCGCGCTGCAGGCCGCCGAGCGTGCGCAGGACTTTCGTCATGCCGCGCCGTTGCAACTGTCCGGCGAGGGCCCCTGGTACCGCCTGGAGCTGCCGATCGCTGCGCACTTTGCCGCGCAGCATGGCGACCTGCGCGACCTTCGCGTGTTCGATGCCCAGGGCAAGGTTCAGGCCTATGCGCTGATCCCGGGGCGCAGCGAGACCGTGGCGCATGAACAGGAGCACGGCGTGCGCTGGTTTCCCCTGCATGGCCGCGCCGATGCACAGGCGGCGCCGGCCTTGCGGGTCGAGCGCAGCACCACGGGCACACTGATCGAGCTGCGTGGCGAGTCCGCCGCCGAACCGGACCAGCAACTGCGCGGCTGGCTGCTCGACGCCAGCGCCATCGACGCCCCATTGGTGCGCCTGAGCCTGGACTGGAGCGGTGGCGAGGACGGCTTCCAGCGTTTCAGCATCGAAGCCAGTGACGACCTGCAGCGCTGGCAGAGCTGGGGCGAGGGGCAGGTGGCACGGCTGAGCTTCGCCGACGAACGCATCGATCAGCGCCAGATCGAGCTGCCCGGCCAGCGCGCCCGCTATCTGCGTCTGCTGTGGCGCGCGCCGACGCAGGCGCCGCAGCTGGAGGTGGCGACCCTGCGCAGCCGCCGCCAGGATCAGCAGGCGGCGCCGTTGGTCTGGTCCGAGCCGCTGCCGGCCGAGCGCGGCGCCGATGGGCTGTATCGCTGGCAGCTGCCGCTGGCGTTACCTCTGGAGCGGCTGCGCCTGCCGCTGGCGCAGGCCAATACCCTGGCACCGCTGCGTATCGAGGCGCGCAGCAGCGATCAGGGCGCGTGGCGGCCGCTGGCCAGCGGTCTGCTCTATCGCCTGCCGGAGAATGGCCGGGAGATGGTGCACGACGAACTGGCCTTGCCGGGCTGGCCGGTGCGTCAGTTGCGTCTGCAGCTCGACCCGCGCGGTGGCGGTCTGGGGCCGGAGGTGCCGAACCTGCAGGTCGCCTTGCGCGCCACCCAGCTGATCTTTCTCGCCCGCGGCGAGGCGCCCTATCGCCTGGCACTGGGCAATGCCGGTGCGCAATCGGCGGCGCTGCCGCTGCCCAGCCTGATTCCCGGTTACCAGGCCGAGCGTCTGGCCAGCCTCGGCCGCGCCGAGCTGGGGGATGCGAGCGCACTGGCCGGCTCCATGGGCGAGCCAGCGGCCGTTGCGCAAGGTGACTGGCAACGCTGGGGACTCTGGGCTGTACTGCTACTGGGCGTTGGATTGCTGGCTGCCATGGCGGCCAGCCTGCTGCGGCGCCCACCAGGCGCCTGAGGCGCGCGGTGGGTGAATAAACCCTGTAGTGGTAGGGGTTTTGCAGTATCTTAGGCGCCCTGCGCCAGTCAGCATCAGAGGTCAGGAAGGCCCTTGCGTATTTTGGTTCGCGTCACCGCCCATGCATTTCGTTTCGCCGCGTCCGACTGCGGCGTGCGTGCCGTTCTCCGGTTGTCGCCGAGCTGGAGGGGGCGCTGATGCAGGCCTGTCTGGCTTCCGGCTGGAGCCTGTCACCGCCGGTCCTGATGACCCTGCTGGTGTGCTTCGGGGTGGTCCTGCTGGCGCACTGGGTCACCCGCCAGCGCGACTTCCCCGAGCGTGACAGCTTCATTCTGCTGCACCTGGCCAGCCTCTGGTGGATGGGCGCCGCGGCACTGGAAATGAGCTTCTTCGCCGCCGAATGCAAGATGTTCTGGGCCAGCATGGCCTGGCCCGGCATCGTTTCCACGCCCACGTTCTGGGCGGTATTCCTCTGGCAGTACGTCAACAGCATGCGCACGCCGTTGCCGCGTAGCAGCATCCTGGGGCTGAGCCTGGTGCCGCTGCTGGTCTGGGCTCTGGCGCTGAGCAATCCCTGGCATGGCCTGTTCTACGGTGCCGGCAGCGCTCCCGTCGACGACAGTCCGGGAGCCCCGGTGCGCTATCAGCATGGCCCGCTGTTCTATGCCACGGCCGTCTACGTCTACCTGTTCATGGCGTTCTGCATGGGCGTGGTAAGCCGCGCCGCGGCGCTCAGTCAAGGGCTGCACCGCCGTCACTATCTGGCGTTCGTGCTGGTCACCGCGGTGCCCTGGGTGGCCAACGTCGGTTATGTGGTGTTCGGCTGGACCCTGTTCGGCTTCGACCCGACCCCCTTCAGCTTCGCCTTCACCCTGGCGGCGTTCTCCTGGCTGATCGTCGGCGTACGCCTGTTCGACCTGCTGCCGGTGGCGCGCCATCTGCTGCTGGAGGCGTTGCTCGACCCGGTGCTGGTGATCGATCCGCGTGGTCGGGTGATCGAGGCCAATCCGGCCGCGCTGAAGCTGGCAGGGCTGCAGCAGGGCTGGCAGGGCACCGAGTTGGGGCAGTGGCCGGTGTTCGGCGCCGACCTGCAGCGTCTGCTGAATGAGGCCGGCGAGGGCGATCAGGAGCGCCCGCTGACCCTGACCAGCGCGGCGCGCTACTACGAAGTGCGGGTGCGCGCCATCGAACGCGCCACTCGCCACGGCCCGACCCTGCTGGGCCATATGCTCTACGTACGCGACGTGACCCAGCGCCACCTCAGCGAGCTCAAGCTGGCCGAGGCCCTGGCCCTGAGTGAAGAGCGTCTGCGCACCATCTCGAATCTGCACGAGCAACTGCGCGAGCAGGCGCTGTGCGACCCGCTGACCGGCCTCTACAACCGCCGCTATCTGGATGAATTCTTCTCGCGCGAACTGGCCAGGGCGCAACGCGAAAACCTGCCACTGGCCTTGGCGCTGATCGATCTAGACCACTTCAAACGGCTCAACGACGAGTGCGGCCATCTGGTCGGCGACGACGTGCTCAAGGCTGTCGCCAAGCATCTGCTGGACAACCTGCGCAGCACCGATGCGGTGTTTCGTATCGGCGGCGAGGAATTCCTGCTGATCCTGCCGGGGCTTGATGCTCAGGCTGCCATGGCGCGCCTGGAGGCATTACGGACGCAATTGAGCCAGGTTGGCCAGCCAACGCGCATAGGTACTCTGCCGGTCACCCTGTCGGCAGGCATCGCTATATGGCCGGCGCATGGGCAGGGTCTCGATAGCCTCCTGCAGGCTGCCGACGTTGCGCTCTACCGAGCCAAGCGTGATGGTCGTAACCGGGTGGAGGTGGCCCTTCCGCCGGCAGAAGCGAACCGCGCCAGATAGATGTTTTTCGCAGCAACAACCGCTACATTTGCTTGGCAGTTCATTCCAACAACAACAAGGACTTGCCATGAACCGTCTGTTGTCTCCGCTGGCGGCCGCCTGCCTGCTGGCCAGTGCCACTTCGCTTTCCGCCGCGCCATACAGCGCGCTCTACGTATTCGGCGATAGCCTCAGCGATGCAGGCTGGTTCGCCGACCCTGATGGGCCGGCGGGAGCTACCACCCGTTTTACCAATCGTATCGGGCCGACCTATCAGGATGGCAGCGGCGAGATCTTCGGGCCGGTGGCGCCCATGCTGCTTGGCGATGCCCTTGGCCTGGGCGGAGCGGGGCTGGGGCCGGCAAATTCGGTCGAGGGCGGTAACAACTGGGCGGTCGGAGGCTATCGTACCGACGAGATCCTCAACACCATCAGCGGTCCAGGCGGGTACCTGGCCTCCAGCGGAGGGCGGGCCGACCCGAATGCGTTGTATTACCTCACTGGCGGTGGGAATGATTTTCTCCAGTTTCGTGTAGTCGATACCGCCAGCGCGCAGGCTGCTGCCGGGCGGCTGGTCGATAGCGTCGAGGTTCTGCAGCAAGCCGGCGCGCGCTACATCATGGTGTGGTTGCTGCCGGATATCGGTCTGACACCGAACTTCTATGGTGGCGGCTTGCAAGACCTGGTATCCGGGTTAGGGGCCGACTTCAACCAGGAACTGGTGAGCCAGCTAGCGGCGCTCGATGCAAACGTCATTCCCTTGAACATACCGCTCAATCTCTCGGAAACATTGAGTGACCCCGGGCGCTACGGCCTGATCGCAGACCGCGACACGGTGATTGACAGCTGTTTCGAAGGCTGCAGCAATCCGCACCCGGTCTATGGCCTGAACGGCACCGCTCCTGATCCGACCAAACTTCTGTTCAACGACAGCGTGCACCCGACCATCACCGGGCAGCGCCTGATTGCCGACTACGCCTACTCACTCCTCGCCGCTCCCTGGGAAATCACCCTACTGCCGGAGATGGCCCTAGGCACGCTGCGGGCTCATCAGGATCAGCTGCGCGCGCAATGGCTGGCAGACTGGGAGGCCTGGCAGAGCGAAGGGCAGTGGCGTGCCTTCATCAATGCCGGCGGCCAGCGCCTGGATTACGATCTGTACAGTGGCGATGCCAAGGGCAACGGCTACAGCCTCAACTTCGGTACCAGCTATAGGCTCGATGACGCCTGGCGCCTGGGCCTGGCTGCCGGGCTCTACCAACAGAGTCTGGAAGCCGGGGCCGCGGATTCCGATTACGATCTTCGCAGCTATCTGGGTACTGCGTTCGCCCAGTATCAGCACAACCGCTGGTGGGGGGATCTGTCGGCCAGTATCGGGCGGCTGGACTACGATGATCTCAAACGCAAGTTTGCCATTGGTCCGGCTACCAACTCTGAGAAGGGGGATACCGACGGCGATCTGTGGGCCTTCAGTGGCCGATTCGGCTACGACATCGCCCAGCCGGGTAGCCAGTGGCATTTGAGCCCGTTCTTCAGCGCCGACTACGTGCGGATCGAAGTAGACGGCTATGCCGAAGATGGCCAGCGTTCCACCGCCCTGAGTTACGCTGATCAGGTACGCAAATCGAAGCGCCTCGGCGCAGGCCTGCAGGGGCTGTACGATCTCGCGCCGCAGACCCGACTGTTCGGTGAGCTGGCCATGGAGAGGGAGTACGAGGATGACCCCAGCGAAGTACGCATGGCCTTGAACAGTCTGCCGGGGATCGGCTTCGAGTTGCCTGGCTATCGCCCCGATGATCGTACCTGGCGTGGCCATGTCGGGGTCAGTCATAGCCTCGGAAACGGCTTGTCACTGCGTGGCAGCTACAGCTATCGGCACGCTGACGATGAATCCCAGCATGGTTTGAATCTTTCTCTGTCGTTGGATCTCTAAGAGCTGTTCTGACGCCAGCGCACCTCTCCTTGAGGGCGCTGGCCGTCGATTCAACGCGTTCCGTCAGTTTCTCCAAACTCGCTGTGGCCTCAGGGAGGCGGCCATAGCGGGAACCGGTTAAACTGCGCGCGATTTTTTCTCTTTCCGGAGCCGTCCATGTCCCGCGTCACCCTGAGCCGCTACCTGATCGAGCAGACTCGCAGCCATAACACCCCGGCCGATCTGCGTTTCCTTATCGAAGTCGTGGCACGGGCCTGCAAGGCGATCAGCCACCAGGTTTCCAAGGGCGCCCTCGGTGGCGTACTGGGCAGCCTGGACAGCGAGAACGTGCAGGGCGAAGTGCAGAAGAAGCTCGACGTCATCTCCAACGAGATCCTCCTCGAAGCCAACGAATGGGGCGGTCACCTGGCCGGCATGGCGTCCGAGGAAATGGACAACGCCTACCAGATCCCCGGCAAGTACCCCAAGGGTGCCTATCTGCTGGTCTTCGACCCGCTGGATGGCTCCAGCAACATCGACGTCAACGTCTCGGTCGGCACCATCTTCTCCGTGCTGCGCTGCCCGGACCGCAACGGTGACACCGGCGACCTGGGCGAGGACGCCTTCCTCCAGCCGGGCACCCAGCAGGTCGCGGCCGGCTACGCCATTTACGGCCCGCAGACCATGCTGATGCTGACCCTCGGCGACGGCGTCAAGGGCTTCACCCTGGATCGCGAACTGGGCAGCTTCGTGCTCACCCACGACAACATCAAGGTGCCGGAGTCGACCAAGGAATTCGCCATCAACATGTCCAACCAGCGCCACTGGGAAGCCCCGGTACAGCGCTACGTCTCCGAGCTGCTGGCCGGCGAGACCGGGCCGCTGGGGCGCAACTACAACATGCGCTGGATCGCCTCGATGGTGGCCGACGTGCATCGCATCCTCACCCGTGGCGGTGTGTTCATGTACCCGCGCGACGCCCGCGAGCCGGACAAGCCGGGCAAGCTGCGCCTGATGTACGAGGCCAACCCGATGTCGATGATCATCGAGCAGGCCGGCGGCGCCGCCACCGACGGCAGCCAGCGCATCCTCGACATCCAGCCCACTTCCCTGCACCAGCGTGTGCCGGTGTTCCTCGGCTCCAAGGAAGAAGTGCTGCGCGTCACCGCCTACCACCGGGGCTGACCGATGCAGCCCTGGCAGCCGTTGCTCGACTGGTGGTTCGGTGCCGATGGCAGCGCGACCGACATCGTAGCGGCGCGCCGGGGCTTGTGGTTCGGCAAGCGTGACAGTCAGGACCGTGAGGCCGAAGCGCGTTTCGCTGCGCTGGTCGAGCAGGCCCTGGCTGGCGAGCTGAAGGGCTGGGCGGATGAGCCGCAGGGCTGGCTGGCGCACCTGATCCTGCTCGATCAGCTGCCGCGCATGATCTTTCGCGATACCCCGCGCGCCTTCGCGGGGGACGCGCTGGCCCGTCCTCTGCTGGAGGCCGGGCTGGAGCGCGGCTGGGACCGTGCGTTGACGCCGATCCAGCGCGTTTTTGCCTACCTGATCTTCGAGCATGCCGAGGATCTGCCTCTGCAGGCGCGTGCCGTCGAACTGTTTCGCGCTCTGCTCGATCAGGCAGGTGACGCAGAGCGCGAGCTGTTCGCCGACTTTCTCGACTTCGCCGAGCGTCACCAGCGGGTGATTGCGCGCTTCGGTCGCTTCCCTCATCGCAACGCCATTCTCGGTCGCGCCTGTACTGACGAAGAACAGGCCTTCCTGCGGGAACCTGGCTCGCGTTTCTGAACTCCAAGCGGGCAAGTCGTCGCCGGCTATGCCAAGCTTGCTGGCACCTTCCCATCAGGAGTTTCACCCATCATGTCGATGCGTATCGTCGCGTTGCTCGCCTGCTGTCTGCTCGCCGCCTGCAACAAGGTCAATCAGGACAACTATTCCAAGCTCAAGGCCGGCATGAGCAAGGCGGAGGTCGAGAGCCTGCTTGGCGCTCCGGGCGAATGCGCCGGCGCACTGGGCATGACCAGCTGCACCTGGGGTGATGACAAGAGCTATATCAGCGTCCAGTACGCCGGGGACAAGGTGATGATGTTCTCCGGCAAGGGACTCAAGTAAGCAGGAGATCTCATGCGTTCGATCCTTATCGCCAGTGCCGTTCTCGCCCTCGCCGGCTGCGCCAACTCCGGCACGGGCCGCATCCCGCAGGAGCCGCCGAAGACCGTGCAGGTCGACCTGCAGCGCTACCAGGGCACCTGGTACGAGCTGGCGCGGCTGCCGATGTTCTTCCAGCGCAACTGCGTGCAGTCCGAAGCCCATTATGGCTTGCGTGACGATGGCCGCATTGACGTGACCAATCGCTGCCGCGACAAGGACGGCGAGTGGATCGAAGCCAAGGGCGTCGCCGAGCCTCAGGTGGAAGGGCAAACCGACAAGCTCTGGGTGCGCTTCGACAACTGGGCCAGCAAGCTGCTGCCGATCAAGGGCGACTACTGGGTGCTGTACCGCGATGACGACTACCGTGTAGCGCTGGTCGGTCACCCGCAGCGCAAGTACCTGTGGCTGCTGTCGCGTACCCCGGAAGTGGATCAGGAAACCCGCGACAAGCTGCTCAGCCACGCGCGCGAGCAGGGTTACGACACCTCCGAGCTGATCTGGCGCCAGGCTGACTAGCCTGTAGCCCGTATCGCATCGGTTAGCCCCCTCTGTAGGAGCGAGCTTGCTCGCGATCAGATCCGAAGGATCGCCGGCAAGCCGGCTCCTACCCGGTGAGGGGGCTACCGCTTCACTCCCAGTCCAGGCGCGCCAGCTTCCATTCGCCGCCTTCCTGCCACCATTCCAGCCTTACCGAATAGTGCCGCGCGCTGTCGGGGAGCAGCCCTTCGGCGCCGGTCAGGCCGACCTGCGCCTCGGTGTAGCCCTTGCTGCTGATCGCCGGGTCGATCCAGCTGTTCTTGCCCAGGGCGATGACCTTGATGTTCTTGTGGCGCAGAAACAGCAAGGTCATGGTGCGTTTGGCCCACTCGCGGTCGAGTTCCTGGCGGGCCAGGAAGTCGCCGTGCAACTGCTCCAGCACCGCGCTCGCGCTCTTGGCCTCGATATTGTCCTGCAGCTGTTTAACGGCCGCCTCCAGCGCGGCTTGCGGGTCGTCGCGGCCACCGCAGCCGGCCAGCAGCAGGGTGAAAAAAAGCGCCAGGAAACCGGCCAGATAACGCCTCGACATGCTGAACTCCTTTTTCATGGTTATGATGCCGTGCAGAGCGGAACTCGGTAGTCGTACCCATCGCATCAGGAGCCCACCATGCAGACTCTGTATCCAGAGATCAAACCCTACGCCCGTCACGAGCTGGCGGTCGAGCCGCCGCATGTGCTCTATGTCGACGAGAGCGGTTCGGCGGACGGGTTGCCGGTGCTGTTCATCCATGGCGGGCCGGGCGCCGGCTGCGATGCATCAAGCCGCCGATACTTCGATCCCAATCTCTACCGTATCGTCACCTTCGATCAGCGTGGCTGTGGCCGCTCCACCCCGCATGCCAGTCTGGAGAACAACACCACCCAGGCGCTGATCGGCGATATCGAACGCATTCGCGAGCACCTGGGGATAGACAAGTTCGTGCTGTTCGGCGGCTCCTGGGGCTCGACCCTGGCGCTGGCCTATGCGCAAACGCATCCGCAGCGCGTGCACGGGTTGATTCTGCGCGGCATCTTCCTGTGTCGGCCACAGGAATTCAGCTGGTTCTACCAGGAGGGCGCCAGCCGTCTGTTCCCCGACTACTGGGAGGACTACCTCGCGCCGATTCCGCCAGACGAACGCGGCGATCTGATGCAGGCCTTCTACAAGCGCCTGACCGGCGCCGATCAGATCGCCCAGATGCACGCGGCCAAGGCCTGGTCGACCTGGGAAGGTCGCACCGCCACCCTGCGGCCCAACACCCAGGTGGTCGAACGCTTCAGCGACGCGCACCGGGCGCTGTCCATCGCCCGTATCGAATGCCACTACTTCGTCAATGGCGCCTTCCTCGAGCCCGATCAGTTGCTGCGCGACATGCCGAAGATCGCCCATCTGCCGGGCATCATCGTGCACGGTCGCTACGACGCCATCTGCCCGCTGGACAACGCCTGGGCACTGCATCAGGCCTGGCCCAACAGCGAGCTGCAGATCATCCGCGACGCCGGCCATGCGGCCGCCGAGCCCGGCATCACCGACGCGCTGGTGCGCGCCGCCGACGAACTGGCCCGGCGCCTGCTCGACCTGCCGCCGGAGGATGCATGAAGCTGCTGATCCAGCGCGTCAGCGCAGCCAGGGTCGAGGTCGAAGGCGAGGTGGTGGGCGGCATCGATCAGGGCCTGTTGGCGCTGGTCGGCGTCGAGCCACAGGACGATCAGGCCAGCCTGACTCGCGCCCTGCACAAATTGCTCAACTACCGCGTATTCAGCGACGAGGCGGGCAAGATGAACCGCTCGCTGACGGATGTGCAGGGCGGGCTGCTGCTGGTCTCGCAATTCACCCTGGCGGCCGACACCAAAAGCGGCATGCGCCCGAGCTTCTCCAGCGCGGCGCCGCCGGCGCAGGGCGAGGCACTGTTCGATGCCCTGGTCGAGGCAGCCAGAGCCCGGCATCCGCAGGTCGCCACCGGACGCTTCGGCGCCAATATGCAGGTGCATCTGGTCAACGATGGGCCGGTGACCTTTCTCCTCGAGGTATAGCGGTAGCTTGTGGGAGCGAGCTCTGCTCGCGACTCGAACGCTTCGCGAGCAGAGCTCGCTCCTACAGATTGGTCGTTCTCGTTAGAACAATCTGGCCAGCAACGCCGGCACCGCCGTCTCCACCCGCAGGATGCGTTCGCCCAGTTGCACCGGCTGCAGGCCTGCGGCCTGGCGCAGCAGATCGACTTCGTAGGGAATCCAGCCACCTTCCGGGCCGATGGCCAGGGTCACCGGCTCCTGCACGGCGCGCGGGCAGGCCGGGTAGTCACCGGGGTGGCCGATCAGGCCCAGCGTGCCGGTTGCCAACGCCGGCAGGCGATCCTCGACGAAGGGCTTGAAGCGTTTCTCGATGCTCACGTCGGGCAAGACGGTGTCACGCGCCTGCTCCAGGCCGAGGATCAGCTGTTCGCGAATGGCTTCGGCTTCGAGAAAGGGCGTCTGCCAGAAGCTCTTCTCCACGCGGTAGCTGTTGACCAGCACCAGGCGCGGAACGCCCATGGCACTGACTGTCTGCAGTACGCGCTTGAGCATCTTCGGCCGCGGCAGGGCGAGCACCAGGGTCAGCGGCAGCTTGGCCGGCGGAGCCTGATCGAGGCTGACCTGCAGCTCGGCGTGCTCGGCATCCAGGGCCATCAGCCGACCTTCGCCCATCAGCCCGCCAAGGCGGCCGACGCGCAGGCGGTCGCCGGCCTCGGCGCGGTGTACCTCATGCAGATGCTTAAGGCGTCGGCCGCTGAGGCGTACCCGATCCTCGCCGACGAAGTCTGCGTCTTCCAGCAGCAGCAGGTTCACGACAGTGGCGCGGGCGGCTGGTCTTCGGGCTTGGCCTCTTCCTCGGCCTTTTCCTCGTCGCGCTTGCGCTTGACCAGGGCGCCGGCCAGCACGCCGGCTTCGAACAGCAGCCACATCGGTACGGCCAGCAGGGTCTGCGAGAACACGTCCGGCGGCGTCAGCAGCATGCCCACGGCGAAGCAGCCGACGATCACGTAGGGGCGGCTCTTGCGCAGGGTGGCCACGTCGACGATGCCGACCCAGATCAGCAGGAAGGTGGCGATGGGAATCTCGAAGGCCACGCCGAAGGCGAAGAACAGGGTCAGGACGAAGTCCAGGTACTGACCGATGTCGGTCATCATCGCCACGCCTTCCGGGGTCACGCTGGCGAAGAAGCCGAACATGATGGGAAAGACCACGAAGTAGGCGAAGGCCATGCCGGCATAGAACAGGAAGATGCTGGAGATCAGCAGCGGCACGGCGATGCGCCGTTCATGGGTGTACAGCCCCGGCGCGATGAAGCCCCAGGCCTGGTGCAGGATCACCGGCATGCCGAGAAACAGCGCGCACATCAGTGTCAGCTTGAACGGCGTGAGGAAGGGCGAGGCGACGCCGGTGGCGATCATCGTCGCGCCGTCCGGCAGATAGGCGCGCAGCGGTGCGGCGACCAGGGCGTAGATGTCCTGGGCGAAATAGAACAGGCCGGCGAAGATCAGCAGGATGATCACCACGCAACGCAGCAGGCGCGTGCGCAGTTCGGTCAGGTGCGAGACCAGGGGCATTTCCTGGTCGGCGTCCGGCAGTTTGCTCATGGCTGTGAAGTCTTGTCCTGGGCGGCGGGCGGTGGCGGCTCGACGCTGCTCTTGTCGGCGTCGCTGCTCGGCTTGAGGCTGGCGGTGTCGAGGATGTCCTGCTTCATCGCCTTCATTTCCCGCTCGAGCTCGAGAATTCGCTCGTTGTGCAACTGACGGCGAATCTCGTCGGCGCCGATCTCGCGCTCCACTTCGGCCTTGATCGAATTGAAGCTGCGCTTGATCCGGCCGATCCACAGGCCGGCAGTGCGCACCGCCCCCGGGAGGCGCTCAGGACCGAGCACCACCAGGGCGACCAGGCCGACCAGCAGCAGTTCGGTGAAACCGATGTCGAACATGGCTCAGTCTTTCTTCGCCGGCTCTTCGACCTTGCGTGCCTGGGCGTCGATGGTCTGCCCCTTGGGCTCTTCGACCGCCGGTTTCTCGGCTTCGCCATTGTCCATCGATTTGCGGAAGCCCTTGATCGCGTCACCCAGGTCCGAGCCCAGGCTCTTCAGGCGCTTGGTGCCGAACAGCATGACCACGATGAGCAGGATGATCAGGAGTTGCCAGATGCTGATGCCGCCGAAACCCATGATGAGTTCTCCGTTGTGAAAGTTATTCCGATTGCGGTCGCGCGGCTTTTTCCGCGTGGCCGGAGAGGCCGAAACGGCGATCCAGTTCGTCCAGCACGGCCTGCGGATGCTGGCCGAGGGCGGCGAGCATGACCAGGCTGTGGAACCACAGGTCGGCGGTTTCGTAGATCAGGTCCTTGCAGTCGCCGCTGGCGGCGGCGTCCTTGGCGGCGAGGATGGTTTCCACCGATTCCTCACCGACCTTTTCCAGAATCTTGTTCAGGCCCTTGTGATACAGGCTGGCGACGTAGGAGCTGTCGGGCGCTGCACCCTTGCGCGCTTCCAGTACCTCGGCCAGGCGGCTCAGGGTGTCACTCATGGCTGTGTCCTGCATAGATGGCGTGCGGATCTTTCAGCACGGCGTCGACGGTTTTCCAGCCGCCATTCTCGTACACGCGATAGAAGCAGCTCTCGCGCCCGGTGTGGCAGGCGATGCCGCCGAGCTGCTCGACCATCAGCACGATCACGTCGGCATCGCAGTCCAGACGCAGCTCGTGCAGCTTCTGCACATGGCCGGACTCCTCGCCCTTGCGCCACAGCTTGCCACGCGAGCGTGACCAGTAGATGGCGCGCTGTTCGCTGACGGTGAGGGCGAGGGATTCACGGTTCATCCAGGCCATCATCAGGATGCGGCCGGTCTGGTGATCCTGGGCGATGGCCGGCACTAGGCCGTCTTCGTTCCAGTGGATTTCGTCGAGCCAATCGTTCATCGGTGTTCCAAATCTGCCGGGCCTGCCGGATGGTCAATTCGCCAAGTGTGCCAGTGCTGTGGCTAGCTGGCTATCGGCGCAGCACCAGATAGAGACCGCCGCCGACCATCAGCCAGGCCGGCCAGGTGGCCAGCAGGGGCGCCAGGCCCTGTACGGCGCCGGCAGCGATCAATGCCGCGCCGAGCAGGCGCAGCGGCCACTGGTCGCGTGCGTCGCTCTCGCGTGGCGGCTCCGGTCGCTGCAGGCGCTCCAGGGCATCGCGGGCGATCTGCGACAGGTGCGGCACCTGCTCGGCCTGCTGCTGCAGGTTGCGCAGCAGGTGCAGGGGGCTGACGCGTTCGCGCATCCAGCGTTCGAGGAAGGGCTGGGCGGTGCTCCACAGATCCAGATCCGGGTATAGCTGACGCCCCAGGCCCTCGATGTTGAGCAGGGTCTTCTGCAGCAGCACCAGTTGCGGCTGCACTTCCATGTTGAAGCGTCGAGCGGTCTGGAACAGGCGCAGCAGCAGCTGGCCGAAGGAGATGTCTTTCAGCGGCTTTTCGAAGATCGGCTCGCACACGGTGCGGATCGCCGCCTCGAACTCGTTGACCTTGGTGTCGGCCGGCACCCAGCCCGAGTCGATGTGCAGTTGCGCCACCTTGCGGTAGTCGCGCTTGAAGAAGGCGATCAGGTTGCGCGCCAGGTAGTCCTGATCCTCGTCGGTGAGGCTGCCGATGATGCCGCAGTCGATGGCGATGTACTGCGGGCTCCACGGCGTGCGGGTGCTGACGAAGATGTTGCCGGGATGCA
Coding sequences:
- a CDS encoding lipocalin family protein, with the protein product MRSILIASAVLALAGCANSGTGRIPQEPPKTVQVDLQRYQGTWYELARLPMFFQRNCVQSEAHYGLRDDGRIDVTNRCRDKDGEWIEAKGVAEPQVEGQTDKLWVRFDNWASKLLPIKGDYWVLYRDDDYRVALVGHPQRKYLWLLSRTPEVDQETRDKLLSHAREQGYDTSELIWRQAD
- the bamE gene encoding outer membrane protein assembly factor BamE domain-containing protein, which gives rise to MSMRIVALLACCLLAACNKVNQDNYSKLKAGMSKAEVESLLGAPGECAGALGMTSCTWGDDKSYISVQYAGDKVMMFSGKGLK
- a CDS encoding 16S rRNA (uracil(1498)-N(3))-methyltransferase — its product is MNLLLLEDADFVGEDRVRLSGRRLKHLHEVHRAEAGDRLRVGRLGGLMGEGRLMALDAEHAELQVSLDQAPPAKLPLTLVLALPRPKMLKRVLQTVSAMGVPRLVLVNSYRVEKSFWQTPFLEAEAIREQLILGLEQARDTVLPDVSIEKRFKPFVEDRLPALATGTLGLIGHPGDYPACPRAVQEPVTLAIGPEGGWIPYEVDLLRQAAGLQPVQLGERILRVETAVPALLARLF
- the tatC gene encoding twin-arginine translocase subunit TatC; this translates as MSKLPDADQEMPLVSHLTELRTRLLRCVVIILLIFAGLFYFAQDIYALVAAPLRAYLPDGATMIATGVASPFLTPFKLTLMCALFLGMPVILHQAWGFIAPGLYTHERRIAVPLLISSIFLFYAGMAFAYFVVFPIMFGFFASVTPEGVAMMTDIGQYLDFVLTLFFAFGVAFEIPIATFLLIWVGIVDVATLRKSRPYVIVGCFAVGMLLTPPDVFSQTLLAVPMWLLFEAGVLAGALVKRKRDEEKAEEEAKPEDQPPAPLS
- the tatB gene encoding Sec-independent protein translocase protein TatB, encoding MFDIGFTELLLVGLVALVVLGPERLPGAVRTAGLWIGRIKRSFNSIKAEVEREIGADEIRRQLHNERILELEREMKAMKQDILDTASLKPSSDADKSSVEPPPPAAQDKTSQP
- the tatA gene encoding twin-arginine translocase TatA/TatE family subunit; this encodes MGFGGISIWQLLIILLIVVMLFGTKRLKSLGSDLGDAIKGFRKSMDNGEAEKPAVEEPKGQTIDAQARKVEEPAKKD
- the dtd gene encoding D-aminoacyl-tRNA deacylase; this translates as MKLLIQRVSAARVEVEGEVVGGIDQGLLALVGVEPQDDQASLTRALHKLLNYRVFSDEAGKMNRSLTDVQGGLLLVSQFTLAADTKSGMRPSFSSAAPPAQGEALFDALVEAARARHPQVATGRFGANMQVHLVNDGPVTFLLEV
- the hisI gene encoding phosphoribosyl-AMP cyclohydrolase; translated protein: MNDWLDEIHWNEDGLVPAIAQDHQTGRILMMAWMNRESLALTVSEQRAIYWSRSRGKLWRKGEESGHVQKLHELRLDCDADVIVLMVEQLGGIACHTGRESCFYRVYENGGWKTVDAVLKDPHAIYAGHSHE
- a CDS encoding phosphoribosyl-ATP diphosphatase, producing the protein MSDTLSRLAEVLEARKGAAPDSSYVASLYHKGLNKILEKVGEESVETILAAKDAAASGDCKDLIYETADLWFHSLVMLAALGQHPQAVLDELDRRFGLSGHAEKAARPQSE
- the pip gene encoding prolyl aminopeptidase: MQTLYPEIKPYARHELAVEPPHVLYVDESGSADGLPVLFIHGGPGAGCDASSRRYFDPNLYRIVTFDQRGCGRSTPHASLENNTTQALIGDIERIREHLGIDKFVLFGGSWGSTLALAYAQTHPQRVHGLILRGIFLCRPQEFSWFYQEGASRLFPDYWEDYLAPIPPDERGDLMQAFYKRLTGADQIAQMHAAKAWSTWEGRTATLRPNTQVVERFSDAHRALSIARIECHYFVNGAFLEPDQLLRDMPKIAHLPGIIVHGRYDAICPLDNAWALHQAWPNSELQIIRDAGHAAAEPGITDALVRAADELARRLLDLPPEDA